From the Aptenodytes patagonicus chromosome 25, bAptPat1.pri.cur, whole genome shotgun sequence genome, the window GAGCCAGCCCCAGGACCCAGCGGCAGCCAGCCCCTATGAGGGCGGCACAAGCCATAGCACGCAGATGAGTTTGTCGGGTCTCAGCACAGGGGCTGGGCATGCGATGGGGCATTTTGGGGTGGAGAGTGAAAGGGTGCCGTGCGTTGGGGTGAGAGCCCTGGAGCTGTCATCGAAGGGGCCCTTCTCACTGACACCCGGCCACCTCTCCATCACCTGCcctgggctggtggtggtggccagAGGAGGCTGCTCTGACCgttgccccctccccccccccccgcagtatATGGGGTGCATCGAGGTGCTGCGCTCCATGAGGTCCCTCGACTTCAACACCCGGACACAGGTCACCAGGTACGGTCCCGCTCTCCTGCACCCCGCTGCCACCCGGCAGCCCTGGGTGCTCCCCTTTCCTAGGGCCCTGCGGAGAGGGGGGGACACAGGGCCATGGTCTGGGGGAGCTCTGCCCTGCGGGATCCACCCCACACACAGGGATGTGGACGAAGGGCACTGCTGCGGATCAATGGgcagaaagaggagaagggaggtggCCCCAACTGGGATTACGTACTGCAGGCCCGTGACGTGGGGCAGTGCTGCGGGGACACTGCGGCGcctggggctgcgggggctgATGCCCCCAgaccctgcagagctgcaggcagggaggtggcCGGGAAGGGGCCGGGGGTCTGCAGCAGTAACCTGTCCGGGGGCTGTGGCTTGCAGGGAAGCCATCAACAGACTGTACGAGGCGGTGCCGGGCGTGAAGGGCATCTGGAAGAAGAAGGTGAGTTTCCACCCAGCCCGTCCCTCCCTGGGCTCCTTCCTGGGGcaagccagggctgcaggacagggcGCTGGGGGTGCCTGCCCAGTTTGTGGGGTAGAACCTGGGGTCTCTTGGGGCACCCTTCTTTGCCACCTTCATCCCAGGAAACCTGGTCCTGGGGAGCTGCATCACCCCCATGCTCCTCTCCCCCGGTCAGGCTCCCAACAAAGCCCTCTTCTCCATCCTGGGCAAGAGCAACCTCCGCTTTGCTGGCATGAGCATCGCTGTCAACATCTCCGTTGATGGGCTGAACCTCATGATCCCCACCACACGCCAGGTGAGAGCCGTCCCTGGGGACGTGGCCCTGCCAcctgccacctcccagccctcTGCCTCCCGCCACGAACCAGGGGGCTGGCGGCCCCCGCGCTAACCGCCCCATGGGCTGTGTTCCCCCTGCAGATCATCGCCAACCACCACATGCAATCCATCTCCTTTGCCTCCGGCGGGGACACGGTGAGGCACGCacgccccagccctcccctggcTGCGGTCCCTCgggggcagcggggacggggGCTGCCCATCCTATGGCTGAGCCAAACTGcagggcagcctggccccggggcAGGATGTGGGGCTGGGGCCAAGCCCGTCCCCTCGCCCCAgcggccccagccctgccccctGCATGGCAGTGGGACGCAGGCCCTGagctccccctctgcccccaggaCACCACAGACTACGTCGCCTACGTTGCCAAGGACCCCATCAACCAGAGAGGTGACGCTGGCCCCTGCGCCCGGGAGCTCTGTGGAAGAGGAGGGATGCGCTGGGGGATGAAGGCTGGAGGAGGGGATCCCTCGTGGGGGGCACAAGGGGCGGCTCAGGGTGGTCCCGGTGGGGTGATGAGAGCGTGGGGGAAACGCTcgagctgtctgtctgtctgtctgcagcctGTCACATCCTGGAGTGCTGCGAGGGGCTGGCGCAGAGCGTCATCAGCACGGTGGGACAGGCCTTCGAGCTGCGCTTCAAGCAGTACCTGCACAGCCCCCCCAAGGTGGTGGCACCCCCGGACAGGTAGGGGGGCGGGGGGCCCTGCACAGCCCCGCACCCCCTGTCCCAGGCGCGTCCCCTGGCTGGGGGTCACTCTGGGAGCCCCCATCCCTGCCGGGTGTGGGGAGGGGTCTGAGCCAGGCAGGGTGTCCCCAGCTCACCCGTCCCTGCTGCAGGGCACTGGGTGTGGAGGAGTCGGCCTGGGGGGAGGACGAGGAGGTGGCAGAGCATGATTACTACAACAGCATCCCGGGGAAGGAGCCACCCCCGGGGGGACTGATCGACTCCCGGCTCCGGCACGGCACAATCCTGGGGCACGTCCGCACTCAGCCCTCCAGCTCCGGCCCTGCCAGCCAGGTGAGCCCCTGGGGCCACTGCCGGCCCTGCCGTGGGGGTCCCAGGCAGGTCCCCCTGACATTCTCGCTGTTTCCTCTCCCCAGGGCGGGTTTGCAGCCAGGCGAGACcagagcagccagccagggcCACCGTGGGACCTGGAGAGCCAGGGTGGGTACCACCGCAGGGGGCACCCCAGGACTGTGAGCAGGggtccccacagctctgccctgcccggGCTGGTGGTGATGCCTGGTCCTCGCAGGCCAGCCCTGCGATGGGTACCTGCAGGCAGACGGCCACCCCCTGGGGCCACGGGACTACGAGGAGCATATGTACGTGAACACGCAGAGCCTGGATGCCTGGGAGCCGGAGGTGGCAGCTCGCGGGGCGCCAGAGGAGAGCCCCAAAAAGGACCTCTTTGATATGAGTAAGCCACCGGTCTGGGGGTCTGGCACAGGACCTGCTGCAGAGAGGCCGAGCCATGCCGACGGGTTGCCCAGCCGTGTGCCGCAGCCCCAGCGGTGCCTGTGCTGGCTGAACCCAGAGCAGCACCGTGCTGGGGGCTGGGTAGCCATAAGTCAGGGCCCCATCCTCGCCTGCCCTtgccggggcagcagggctgtgcttggGGAAGGGCTGCGGGTGGGAACCCCGTCTGCCCACCCTGCCTGGTCGCATGgagggggcagctgtgccggTGCAGGGGGGCACTGTCCCCTCCGTGCCTAGGCGCAGGCGCAGCGTCATGTCCAGGGTGGCTGTGGCGCAGCAGGGTCTGGCCTGGAGGTGGGTCCGGCAATAACCCTGGGTCCTGCTGCCACTGCTCGGCCCATCTCTGTCCCTGCCGCGCCCCAGCCATGCTTCATGCCCCGGGGGGGTGATGCTCCACACTCCCTGGCTCCTGCAGGGCCGTTCGAGGATGCCCTGAAGCTCCACGAGTGCATTGCTGGGGGCGACACCAGCCCCCCCATCGAGGACCAGTGGCCGAGCCCCCCCACGCGGAAAGCCCCCATCGCCCCCACGGAGGAGCAGCTCAGGCGGGAGCCGTGGTACCATGGGAAGATGAGCCGGCGGGACGCCGAGAGGCTCCTGCAGACGGATGGGGACTTCCTGGTGCGGGACAGCCTCACCAACCCGGGGCAGTACGTGCTGACTGGCATGCACAGTGGGCAGCCCAAGCACCTGCTGCTGGTGGATCCCGAGGGCGTGGTAAGGGCAGGGTGTGGGATGGGCGATGGGGAATGGGGGTaagggcagggtgggaagggatgCTGGGGGAGACGTCCGCGGGGAGGGGCAGGCGCCGGGGAGTTGCACAGGAACCCTGTGTGGGAGGCAGCTTTCCTGGGTTCAGGACCGCTGTGTCCCCTGGCTCCCAGGTAAGGACCAAGGACGTGCTGTTTGAGAGCATCAGCCACCTCATCAGCCACCACCGGCAGAACGAGCAGCCCATCGTGGCTGCAGAGAGCGAGCTGCACCTCCGCCAGGTTGTCCGGAGGAAGCAGTGATGCCGGGGGGTATGTGAGCCCCCGACTCACTCCCCTGGCACCGGATtcgccccagccccagggcaaaGCTGgagcccctctgctctcccttcctccagTTGTGCCTGGCCTCTGGGGGAGGCAAAGCCCCCCCCCAGGGTCGGGCTCTCCATTCCCGTTCCCAGCGGGGCACCTCAGTCCCTGGCCCTGAACACCCCCCGCTCCCCACTGCCTCCCCTCCATTATCCACATGGGGCCCCTTGCCCATCCGAACACAAAGATGTTTATTCCACGCGTAGAGGTGAAACGCTGCTGGGGTGGGAGCTGGCGTGTGCCCTCGCCGAGAGGGACGGGGCTCGAACCCAGTTCAGGtagtgctgcctgctcctgcccagggctgcccccgGTTCGCCCCAGCGATGGGAGGGGGCCTGGGTGGGCATCACTGTGGGGCTGCCCTGTCATCCTCCTGCCTGGGAGCCCTGCCTGTGCGAGGCTTGTTGAGCTGCTGGTACCACTGGCCCTGGCTGCCCAGCGCTGTGGCCCCCAGCACTGGCTCCATCCCGGCACACGGAATTGGTGTCTGGGTGATGACGGAACAAACAGGGTCGGGGCTGGTGCCAGGAGCCTCGTCCCAGGGCTCCTTGGGTGGGATGGGGCGAGCAGGCTTggtgtgcgcatgtgtgtgtgtgtgtatgtgtgtgtgcatctctgtgtgtgcgtgcatagGTACAtgaggggcagctgggggaccagCCCCTTGCCCACAGAGCCATGCCTCTGGCCCAGCACTGCTGCTCGGGACCCAGCTCCCCACCTTGGTCCCCCTTCTCTGCCAGGACATTCAGGGGGTGCCTCCATCCATGGGGTCCCTGCTCAGCGGGGCCTGTAGCCCCCAGCTTGGCTctgcctgtggggctgggcaCAAATGTTTCTTggaggctggtgctgctggaTGTGTTTGTCGCTCCCCCATTTCCAGCTGGATTCTCCCCAGGAGTGGCTGCCGTGCGAGGCTCCCGGAGGCCCCGAGTCCCCACAGCCCTCCCGAGGCTGGGGCCAGGACAAAGCTGCGGTAGGGAAGTCGCAGGGCAGGGGTGAGCTACGGGCACTGGCTCACAAGGCTGGGGCTGCCGGGAGGAGAGGTGTCCCACAGGCTCCAGGGACCACCCCCGGCCGGCTCGGGGCTTTGGCAGGTTTTTACGGCATACACGGCCCCTTCTCCAGCGTGTCTGGCGCTTGGCGTGGGTTCGTGGTTTGGAATACATTTCTAATTAAACATGGAAATGACCAAGGTGCCCCAGTTGTTTGTGCCGTCCCCGGGCAcggtgctgggatggggctgctgctgctggctcctgcGTGTGGGGGTTTGATGGGGCCAGGGATGCAGAGGGTGCTGGGACGGCATCTCCATCACCACCAGGTCCTGAACAGTCCCATGTTGGCAGTGGCAGCCGGTCCCATCCTGGCCGGTCACACTTGGCTCTGCCCCTCAAGCCTCCCTGGGTCACCCTGTCCCCTTCTGCACGTGGGTCACCTCCCCTGTCCCCCCAGCTctgggagggggctgcagcacccagggcttggccctggggcacTGGTCCTGCACGGCATCTCTTCCCTGCACCCAGCATCTCCCCGCCCTGCCTGCTCCCGCTGCCTGCGGGCTCACGTCCCACCTCTGGCCGGGGGCAGGATGTGGCCGCTCGCCTCAGAGCCCCCTGGTGAGGCCTCGTCTGGCTCTTGTCACAGCCGGGCTAGCACTGAGCAGCCCGGAGCTGAGCTGCCATTCATCTCCCGTTAATGAACATGGCGGCCGGCGGAGCAAGAGCCCTGCAGtgggcctggctgcag encodes:
- the SHC2 gene encoding LOW QUALITY PROTEIN: SHC-transforming protein 2 (The sequence of the model RefSeq protein was modified relative to this genomic sequence to represent the inferred CDS: deleted 1 base in 1 codon), encoding MTSARRGPGGAGGGREPARRQQSGAAERSAAPGMLPEPKYDRFRDEPLTAPMPSPAPGPCPAAGEEPEPGTTFCALLPRMPQWKFPGPAGFLGRGPAGAGRELSAPARAGGAAAAGAPSALAAVLGVCEPLCAAPCSLPAGGRPRGAAGAAGRAARAEAARPGGEEWSRKGSFIRKPAQGWLHPDERVLGPGVSYIVRYMGCIEVLRSMRSLDFNTRTQVTREAINRLYEAVPGVKGIWKKKAPNKALFSILGKSNLRFAGMSIAVNISVDGLNLMIPTTRQIIANHHMQSISFASGGDTDTTDYVAYVAKDPINQRACHILECCEGLAQSVISTVGQAFELRFKQYLHSPPKVVAPPDRALGVEESAWGEDEEVAEHDYYNSIPGKEPPPGGLIDSRLRHGTILGHVRTQPSSSGPASQGGFAARRDQSSQPGPPWDLESQGQPCDGYLQADGHPLGPRDYEEHMYVNTQSLDAWEPEVAARGAPEESPKKDLFDMRPFEDALKLHECIAGGDTSPPIEDQWPSPPTRKAPIAPTEEQLRREPWYHGKMSRRDAERLLQTDGDFLVRDSLTNPGQYVLTGMHSGQPKHLLLVDPEGVVRTKDVLFESISHLISHHRQNEQPIVAAESELHLRQVVRRKQ